One genomic segment of Pandoraea thiooxydans includes these proteins:
- the egtD gene encoding L-histidine N(alpha)-methyltransferase has translation MSSNPLSAYACPSLPQDAFASATLEGLGRSQKIIPCAWLYDQRGSELFEEITQLDEYYPTRTEIGILQACAPLLAEAIAPGAVVVELGSGSSRKTPLLLRALREPHAYVPVDIAEDFLRASASALAADFPELTVLPVVADFTQPFHLPPQVSGTPHPRLGFFPGSTIGNFTPAEAVRFLQHAARLLGHNRRMVIGVDATKDPAVLVPAYNDSRGITAEFNLNLLHRINLELGADFDVNAFRHEARYHDRLGRIEMHLVSQRKQIVNLLGHRFSFEADETIHTENSYKYSVPEFQALAASAGWHPQAVWQDPAGRFSVHLLSNIVSETA, from the coding sequence GTGTCATCGAACCCATTATCCGCATATGCCTGTCCGTCGCTGCCGCAAGACGCCTTTGCCAGCGCCACGCTCGAAGGCCTCGGGCGCTCGCAGAAGATCATCCCCTGTGCGTGGCTCTACGATCAGCGCGGTTCGGAGCTTTTCGAGGAAATCACCCAACTCGACGAGTACTACCCGACCCGCACCGAAATCGGCATTCTGCAGGCCTGTGCGCCATTGCTGGCCGAGGCGATCGCGCCCGGCGCGGTGGTCGTCGAGCTGGGTAGCGGCTCGAGCCGCAAGACGCCGCTGCTGTTACGCGCGCTGCGCGAGCCGCATGCCTATGTGCCGGTCGATATCGCGGAAGACTTCTTGCGCGCATCGGCCAGCGCGCTCGCCGCGGATTTCCCCGAACTGACGGTATTGCCGGTGGTAGCCGACTTTACGCAGCCGTTCCACCTGCCGCCGCAGGTCAGCGGCACGCCGCACCCGCGCCTCGGTTTTTTCCCGGGTTCGACCATCGGCAATTTCACGCCCGCCGAGGCGGTGCGCTTCTTGCAGCATGCCGCCAGACTACTGGGGCACAACCGGCGCATGGTGATCGGCGTCGACGCCACCAAGGATCCCGCGGTATTGGTGCCCGCCTATAACGACAGCCGGGGCATCACAGCCGAGTTCAACCTGAATCTGCTGCATCGCATCAACCTGGAGCTGGGCGCCGATTTCGATGTGAACGCGTTCCGCCACGAAGCGCGCTACCACGACAGGCTGGGACGCATCGAGATGCATCTGGTCAGCCAGCGCAAGCAGATCGTCAATCTGCTCGGGCACCGTTTCTCTTTCGAGGCGGACGAGACGATCCACACCGAGAATTCCTACAAATATTCGGTCCCGGAATTCCAGGCGCTGGCCGCCTCGGCCGGCTGGCACCCCCAAGCGGTATGGCAGGACCCGGCTGGACGCTTCAGCGTGCATCTTTTGAGCAATATTGTCTCGGAAACAGCGTAA